In one Bos mutus isolate GX-2022 chromosome 19, NWIPB_WYAK_1.1, whole genome shotgun sequence genomic region, the following are encoded:
- the SLC46A1 gene encoding proton-coupled folate transporter: MEGRANSPGEPRAWPTRSVLCRGCVEPLVFLANFALVLQGPVTTQYLWHRFSADLGYNGTRHRDSCSNHSVDPIAQEVETLTSHWTLYMNVGGFLVGLFSSTLLGAWSDCVGRRPLLVLASLGLLLQTVLSIFVVQLHLHIGYLVLGRILCALLGDFSGLLAASFASVADVSSSRTRTIRMALLEACIGVAGMLASFIGGFLLQEQVYVNPFWLALAVLTVMTLYAAFCFGETVKERTPTRLFTLRHHRSVIQLYVTQAPEKSRKHLALYSLAIFVMITVHLGAQDILTLYELSAPLCWDSRLISYGSAAQQLPYLTSLLGLRLLQYCLADTWVAEIGLVFNILGMMVFAFATITPLMFTGYGLLFLSLVVTPIIRAKLSRLVRQSEQGALFSALACVNGLAMLMASGIFNSLYPATLNLMKGFPFLLGAGLLFIPAILMGILERDNHCPEFQEFSQSP, from the exons ATGGAGGGGCGCGCGAACTCCCCGGGCGAGCCCCGCGCCTGGCCTACCCGGTCCGTGCTGTGCCGCGGCTGCGTGGAGCCACTCGTCTTCCTCGCCAACTTCGCCTTGGTCCTGCAGGGCCCGGTCACCACGCAGTACCTGTGGCACCGTTTCAGTGCAGACCTTGGCTACAATGGCACCCGTCACAGGGACAGCTGCAGCAACCACAGCGTGGACCCCATCGCGCAG GAAGTGGAGACACTTACCTCCCATTGGACCCTCTACATGAACGTGGGCGGCTTCCTGGTGGGACTCTTCTCGTCCACCCTGCTGGGCGCCTGGAGTGACTGTGTGGGCCGCCGCCCGCTGCTGGTGCTGGCCTCCCTCGGCCTGCTGCTCCAGACCGTGCTGTCCATCTTCGTGGTTCAGCTGCATCTCCACATTGGCTACTTGGTACTGGGCCGCATCCTTTGTGCCCTCCTCGGCGATTTCAGTGGGCTCCTGGCCGCCAGCTTTGCCTCCGTGGCTGATGTCAGCTCCAGCCGCACCCGTACCATCCGAATGGCCCTGTTGGAAGCATGCATTGGGGTGGCGGGAATGCTGGCGAGCTTCATTGGTGGCTTCTTGCTCCAGGAGCAGGTTTATGTCAACCCCTTCTGGCTCGCCTTGGCCGTGCTGACCGTCATGACTCTCTATGCAGCATTCTGCTTTGGTGAGACAGTGAAGGAGCGGACACCTACCCGTCTCTTCACACTCCGTCACCACCGATCCGTCATCCAGCTCTATGTGACCCAGGCCCCGGAGAAGTCCAGGAAGCACTTAGCCCTGTATTCATTAGCCATCTTCGTGATGATCACTGTGCACCTCGGGGCCCAGGACATCCTGACCCTCTATGAGCTGAGTGCACCCCTCTGCTGGGACTCTCGGCTGATCAGCTACGGTTCTGCAGCTCAGCAGCTCCCATACCTCACCAGCCTGCTGGGCTTGCGGCTTCTGCAGTACTGCCTGGCCGACACCTGGGTGGCTGAGATCGGCCTGGTCTTCAATATCCTGGGGATGATGGTCTTTGCATTTGCTACCATCACACCCCTCATGTTCACAG GGTACGGGCTCCTTTTCCTGTCACTGGTCGTCACCCCTATCATCCGGGCCAAGCTATCTAGACTGGTGAGGCAATCGGAGCAGG GCGCTCTCTTTTCTGCTCTGGCCTGTGTGAATGGCTTGGCCATGCTGATGGCCTCCGGCATCTTCAACTCGCTCTACCCAGCCACCCTGAACCTCATGAAgggcttccctttcctcctggGAGCTGGACTGCTATTCATCCCAGCCATCCTGATGGG GATACTGGAAAGGGATAATCATTGCCCTGAATTCCAGGAGTTTTCCCAGAGCCCCTGA